The following proteins come from a genomic window of Nicotiana tomentosiformis chromosome 12, ASM39032v3, whole genome shotgun sequence:
- the LOC138902509 gene encoding uncharacterized protein, giving the protein MGVHLMNSSEGRVIVQNRAKSSLVVEVKEKQYDDPLLGSWDDHLPLIEFAYNNSYHAGIQMALFEALYSRRCISPIGWFEIGEAELIGLDLVHQALEKVKIIKERLKNYPDSSEVLFKFIVPVETIEVNEELTYEEILVSILDRQVRKLRNKEISSVKVLWQNQQVEEATYEAEEEMKKKYPHLFE; this is encoded by the exons ATGGGGGTTCATCTTATGAACTCTAGTGAAggaagggtaattgtgcaaaatagggctaaatcatcgcttgttgtagaAGTAAAGGAGAAGCAATatgacgatccattgttg ggtagctgggatgatcatttgccactcatagaatttgcctacaataacagttatcatgctGGCATTCAAATGGCACTATTTGAGGCTCTATATAGCAGGAGATGTatatctcccattgggtggttcgagattggggaagcggagttgatagggctagacctcgtgcatcaagctttggagaaggttaagatcattaaggaacggTTAAAAAATTACCCAGattcgtcagaagtcctattcaaat ttattgttccggttgagactatagaagttaatgaggaattgacttatgaagagattctagtttccattcttgataggcaagtccgaaagctgAGAAACAAAGAGATTtcctctgtgaaagtgttatggcaaaaccaacaggtcgaagaggccacctatgaagctgaggaagaaatgaagaagaagtatcctcatttgtttgaatag
- the LOC104099322 gene encoding protein PLANT CADMIUM RESISTANCE 7-like — protein MYPHIKSNGYDQFASKSLEKSSQPYFYPHLLPYGYGMPPTQQLHPPYRSSGSSVYVQRAPIGITKPMQETTWSTNIFACCRDPKNCLKTCFCPCITSGQIAEIVSEGRTSCMEGVIINFLLCCFCLAAPLYTFYNRVKLRRKFKLEGNGVLDCLTHTLCCYCALCQEYRELHRQGFDPSLGWAENIERQSHAVAVFTVTPPPVQEAMKR, from the exons ATGTATCCCCATATAAAGTCGAATGGGTATGACCAATTCGCTTCTAAATCATTAGAAAAATCTTCTCAACCATATTTTTACCCTCATTTATTACCTTATGGGTATGGTATGCCCCCAACACAACAACTTCATCCACCATATAGATCTTCTGGGTCTTCTGTATATGTTCAAAGAGCCCCTATTGGAATAACCAAACCTATGCAAGAGACAACTTGGTCAACCAACATTTTTGCATGTTGTAGAGACCCCAAAAATT GTCTTAAAACATGTTTTTGTCCATGTATAACATCCGGGCAAATTGCAGAAATTGTCAGTGAAGGACGAACGT CATGCATGGAAGGAGTGATAATAAACTTCTTGCTCTGTTGTTTCTGTTTGGCTGCACCTCTTTACACTTTTTACAACAGGGTTAAATTGAGAAGAAAGTTCAAGTTGGAAGGGAATGGCGTTCTTGATTGCCTAACTCATACACTTTGCTGTTATTGTGCATTGTGTCAAGAATATCGTGAGCTTCATCGTCAAGGATTTGACCCTAGTCTTG GATGGGCAGAAAATATTGAGAGACAAAGCCATGCTGTTGCTGTTTTCACTGTCACGCCACCTCCAGTTCAAGAAGCAATGAAAAGATAG